DNA sequence from the Geobacter sp. AOG2 genome:
ACACGGGAAAGTGGTATTTCTGGTGATGCTCCAACCGCATCCGCAATATGCAAAACAGAAAAGGACATGTTGAAGAATGTTACAGAATCCACTTCACGTGTTTGATTTGGAATTACCCCCACTAATTCATTTCGTCAAGAATAGCCCCGATCATGTTTGATGGGCATTTATCTCTTCTTGACCCCCACCTCTGCAATTTCTTTTCCTTTGTCTCTTATGGCGTCGGATAATTTTACACATCCATTTTTGAGTCTAAATTAATATAAAAAAAGCAATTAAATTATCTAGTTAAAAAATGGCACTTAAATTGCAAACTATCAGCAACAGGTATTGCTCAACAAAGAACAGAACGAGGATTCGGTTATTTTGCCAAAATAAATAAATTAAGGAGGGATAAAAAATGAAAAAAATAATGTTATTTCTGGCTGGTACGATATTTATGTTGGGGTTGTCTACGATGGCACAAGCTTTCACTATGACCTTGAGCAGTGGAAGTGAAACAGTTGTGGTAAATGATAATGGCGTTAATGATTTTAACTCGGCGATAAATGGTATTATGTATTCAGGTAGTATAAATGGTATTAGTGTAAGTGCAATCGGAACGTCTATTTTTGATCAAAATAGCGGATCTTTTGATATCAGCTCTTTTGTTTTCAGGGGAACTGGTTCTATAACTATCAAGTTGACTGATTCTGGCCTTGTCCTTGATACGTATGCCATATCACCTAATCTTAGTGTTGGCGAGTATTTATCAAGCACGAGCAGTTCAAATGTACAGCTAACATCTGACGTGTTGGTCAATGGGGTCTCTGTTCCAGGTGTTTCCACAACCGTGACAGGTATGGGTAGCTCTACAACTTCTGGATTGGCTACCGTCGGTAATACCTTCTCGCTCGATGAGATCATAACAGCTACTCTAACAGGTAATTCTTCCGTAAGTATTGATGGTCTTGTGAATGTCGCTCCTGTTCCTGAGCCCGGAACGATGCTCCTGCTGGGAATCGGTTTGATTTCACTTGCTGTCGTAAGCAAGCGCAAGATGAACAAACAATCCTAATCCTTTCCTTACAACCCTGATATCTAACGGCGGTTAATTTAATTAACCGCCGTTTTTTTATGCCTACTTGGCAAGGGGGCGGGAGGCAGATTGCGGTCTGGGTGCGCAAGCCAGGTCCGGAGGAAAACCGTCTTCCAAAAATAATGATGGCACCTTGATGTTTCCCTAACGCATTGTTATTGATCTGTTGTGTTTTGCCTTGCCGTCTGCCGGGGTTAAATGGTAATTTAGGCTCAATTTGAGAGACTCAATGGAGGCTTTTTGTGAGTATGTTCCGCTACCTGACTGCGGGGGAATCCCATGGGCCGCAATTGACGGCAATTATCGAAGGCCTTCCGGCCGGGGCTCGGCTTTCGGCTGACAGTATCAACCATGACTTGGCTCGGCGCCAGCAGGGGTACGGCCGCGGCGACCGAATGAAGATCGAGACGGATACGGTCAACATTTTGTCGGGCGTGCGCTGGGGCGAAACACTTGGTTCACCGGTGACACTGGTGGTGGGCAATCGCGACTGGGAAAACTGGCGAGAGAAGATGTCGCCGCTGGCGACACATCGTATGGACGGTATTGCGGTGACTCGTCCACGCCCCGGACATGCGGACCTGACCGGGGCTTTAAAGTATGGGCACGAGGATGTGCGCAATATTCTGGAACGCTCCAGTGCCCGCGAGACAGCCGTGCGTGTGGCAGTGGGAGCCGTAGCCAAGGCACTTCTGCGTGAGTTCGACATTATGGTCGGCGGATTCGTGACCGAGGTCGGAGGGGTGGAGGCACAGCGTCCCGATCTCCCGCTGGAGGAGTTGTGGAGTCTTGCCTCCCAATCGGAGCTTTTCTGCTGTGACCGTGATGCCGAGGTGGAGATGAAGCGACTGATAGATTTCAGCAAGGCCGATGGCGATACCTTGGGTGGGGTTGTAGAGGTGCAGGTCAGCGGCGTCCCTCCGGGTTTGGGTAGCTATGTCCAGTGGGATCGCAAACTGGATGCCCGCTTGGCAATGGCATTGATGAGTGTCCAGGCCATCAAGGGGGTCGAGGTCGGTATCGGTTTTGATGCGGCCCGCAGGCCAGGTTCCCAGGTGCATGACGAACTGTTCCGGGACGAGGAGCGCCTTAGTCAGGGGGCGGCAACCGCTTATTATCGCCAAACCAACCGCGCAGGCGGTATCGAGGGTGGGATGTCGAATGGCGAGGTCATTGTACTCAGGGCGGCCATGAAGCCGATACCCACTCTCTACAAGCCGCTTCGCTCGGTTGATATGCAGACTCATGAGCCGTATGAGGCGGCTGTGGAACGCTCCGACACCTGCGCCGTGCCGGCTGCTCTGGTTGTAGCCGAGGCGGTTGTGGCCATAGAAATCGCTGATGCCTTCCTGGAAAAATTCGGCGGCGATTCAATCCGGGAAATCCGGCGTAATTATGAAGGTTACCGGGCTCAGGTGAGCAATGCTTGAACGGCCGCTAATCCTCACCGGTTTTATGGGAGCGGGTAAGAGCAGTATCGGCCGTCTGCTGGCAGGCAAACTTAAGTGCCCCTTCATTGATCTTGATGCCGAGATCGTTGCCGTGGCGGGCCGCTCCATCAATGCTATCTTTGCTGAAGAAGGGGAGGCTGTCTTCCGCGTTCTGGAAAGCTCGTGCCTGGAACACGCTCTGCACCGGGGTGGGGCGGTGATCGCAACTGGTGGCGGTGCGGTCATTGCTGATGCAAACCGCGCCTTGATGCGGGCGTCCGGGGTGGTGGTCAATCTGACCGCTCCATTTGACCGGATTATGGAGCGCCTTTCCGGCGCCACAGACCGACCTCTGTATGCTGGTGACGACCCGGCAACACGTGCGAAAACGCTGTTGGAGCAGCGTGAACAATTTTATAACGACGCCGATATAAGAATTGACACGGATGGGAAATCCGTGGAAGATGTGGCGGCAGAGATTCTAGGGTATTTAAGGGGTTTGGAAGCGTGAGCGTCGTTACCGTCAACCTGGGAGAGAGCAGTTATGATATCCTGATCGAAAGCGGTTCATTGCCGACGCTTGGTCAGAGGTGCACCTCCCTCGGCTTGACCGGCCGGGCTGCGGTTGTCACTAATCCGACGGTGAATGCGCTGTATGGCGAGGCGGTACGGCGTTCTCTGACGGAGGCCGGCTGCTCGGTCGCGTTGATCGAAATGCCCGATGGCGAGGAATTCAAGAATGCTGCCACGCTGGGTAGCGTTTATGACGCCTTGATAGAAGCCGGCTTGGACCGGAGATCGTTCATTGTCGCCCTTGGTGGCGGTGTGGTGGGTGATCTGGCCGGTTTTGCCGCTGCAACGTTTCTGCGTGGCATTCCTTTCGTCCAGGTGCCGACAACTCTCTTGGCGCAGGTAGACAGTAGTGTTGGGGGTAAAACTGCCATCGACCACCCTCGGGGGAAGAACCTGATAGGTGCATTCTACCAACCGCGGCTGGTGTTGATCGATGTGGATACCCTGGCAACGCTGCCGGAGCGGGAATATCGGGCAGGTCTTGCCGAGGTTGTCAAATACGGCATAGCCATTGATGGGCCTTTTTTCGAGTATTTGGAACGGAATATTGATGCGCTGTCGGCAATGGGACGTGAGTGCCTCATGACGGTCATTCAGCGCTGTTGCGAATTAAAGGCCATGGTGGTTGAACGGGATGAAAAGGAGGCTGGTCTCCGCGAAGTGCTTAATTATGGCCACACATTGGGTCATGCCCTGGAGACCCTGGCCGGCTATCGAAGTTTGGTGCATGGGGAAGCCGTGGCGATCGGTATGGTGTTGGCGGCACGCATATGCTCTCTGCGGGGAGAGTGCCGGGATGATGATGTGACCAGGATAAAGGCGCTTCTCGGTAGCCTTGGCCTCTCCGTTACACCACCGGAGGTGAAGCGTTCACAGTTGCTGGATGTCTTGCTCAAGGATAAAAAGAGCCGAGCCGGGGCCATCAACTTCATCTGCAACCAGGGGATTGGCAACCATACCGTTGCACAGCTTTCACCGGAAGAACTACTTACGTTAAGCGGGCTGGGGGTGTGATCATGCAGCAGGACAGCGGGTCATTCTGGACTGATATCAAGGCATACGAGGAGCGCCTTGCGGCAAACCCCGATTCTTTTTGCTTTGCCCGACTGGCGGAGATCTATCTCAAGGTCGGCTTGACGGATGATGCACTCCATGTAGCCAGAAAAGGCGTGATAAGGCATCCGGGGCATATCGCCGGCCAGCGGGCCTTGGCCATGGCCTGTCATGCCAAAGGGTTGACGGATGAGTGCCGGTCAGCACTGGAACAGGTTGTTACGGCGATACCTGAAGACATGGAAGCCCTGAAGCTGTTGGGACGACTCTATGCCGGATCGGGAGATGACCGCGCCGCCGTCGAGATTTTGAACATCGTGCTGGACCTAAACCCGGATGACGACGAGTGCCGCCTTGAACTGGAGGCCCTTGTGCGCAACACCCAGCAGATCGCTACCACCGGATTAGCGCCTGAAGCTGATATAGTAATGGCCTCCCGAGAACGTCGGGATTCTGAATTCGTTGCCTATGACGATGAAGACGAGATCATCGAGGATCTGGACATTCTGGAGTTGGACGAAGGCGATCTGATCGAAGAGATTTCCGTGGGTAACGAAGAGGAAGCTGAACGGGCAGAGGCAGTTCACCACGACCCGCTTTCCACCACCACCCTAGCCGAGCTTTACGTGCAGCAGGGGTTTGTCTCAAAGGCGCTCGCTATCTATCAGACTATTCTTGCAGACGACCCTGCTAATAGTGTCGCACTGACACGGATCGCTGAACTTTCGGCCACAGAGGCGAGTCGGACCAAGCCATGGGACGATGCCGCCCTGGCAGTCTCGGACGATTTTGAGCAGGCAGAATTCGGTGATTCCGACGAAGTACGGGTCGAGCCTCCGCCCGCGGCATCCACGGTCGCCGATTCGGGCCTGCAGTCTCGGGGAGAGGCCGGCAATGCCCTAGCAACCCTAGAGG
Encoded proteins:
- a CDS encoding PEP-CTERM sorting domain-containing protein encodes the protein MKKIMLFLAGTIFMLGLSTMAQAFTMTLSSGSETVVVNDNGVNDFNSAINGIMYSGSINGISVSAIGTSIFDQNSGSFDISSFVFRGTGSITIKLTDSGLVLDTYAISPNLSVGEYLSSTSSSNVQLTSDVLVNGVSVPGVSTTVTGMGSSTTSGLATVGNTFSLDEIITATLTGNSSVSIDGLVNVAPVPEPGTMLLLGIGLISLAVVSKRKMNKQS
- the aroC gene encoding chorismate synthase translates to MFRYLTAGESHGPQLTAIIEGLPAGARLSADSINHDLARRQQGYGRGDRMKIETDTVNILSGVRWGETLGSPVTLVVGNRDWENWREKMSPLATHRMDGIAVTRPRPGHADLTGALKYGHEDVRNILERSSARETAVRVAVGAVAKALLREFDIMVGGFVTEVGGVEAQRPDLPLEELWSLASQSELFCCDRDAEVEMKRLIDFSKADGDTLGGVVEVQVSGVPPGLGSYVQWDRKLDARLAMALMSVQAIKGVEVGIGFDAARRPGSQVHDELFRDEERLSQGAATAYYRQTNRAGGIEGGMSNGEVIVLRAAMKPIPTLYKPLRSVDMQTHEPYEAAVERSDTCAVPAALVVAEAVVAIEIADAFLEKFGGDSIREIRRNYEGYRAQVSNA
- a CDS encoding shikimate kinase, whose amino-acid sequence is MLERPLILTGFMGAGKSSIGRLLAGKLKCPFIDLDAEIVAVAGRSINAIFAEEGEAVFRVLESSCLEHALHRGGAVIATGGGAVIADANRALMRASGVVVNLTAPFDRIMERLSGATDRPLYAGDDPATRAKTLLEQREQFYNDADIRIDTDGKSVEDVAAEILGYLRGLEA
- the aroB gene encoding 3-dehydroquinate synthase, with protein sequence MSVVTVNLGESSYDILIESGSLPTLGQRCTSLGLTGRAAVVTNPTVNALYGEAVRRSLTEAGCSVALIEMPDGEEFKNAATLGSVYDALIEAGLDRRSFIVALGGGVVGDLAGFAAATFLRGIPFVQVPTTLLAQVDSSVGGKTAIDHPRGKNLIGAFYQPRLVLIDVDTLATLPEREYRAGLAEVVKYGIAIDGPFFEYLERNIDALSAMGRECLMTVIQRCCELKAMVVERDEKEAGLREVLNYGHTLGHALETLAGYRSLVHGEAVAIGMVLAARICSLRGECRDDDVTRIKALLGSLGLSVTPPEVKRSQLLDVLLKDKKSRAGAINFICNQGIGNHTVAQLSPEELLTLSGLGV
- a CDS encoding lipopolysaccharide assembly protein LapB; this translates as MQQDSGSFWTDIKAYEERLAANPDSFCFARLAEIYLKVGLTDDALHVARKGVIRHPGHIAGQRALAMACHAKGLTDECRSALEQVVTAIPEDMEALKLLGRLYAGSGDDRAAVEILNIVLDLNPDDDECRLELEALVRNTQQIATTGLAPEADIVMASRERRDSEFVAYDDEDEIIEDLDILELDEGDLIEEISVGNEEEAERAEAVHHDPLSTTTLAELYVQQGFVSKALAIYQTILADDPANSVALTRIAELSATEASRTKPWDDAALAVSDDFEQAEFGDSDEVRVEPPPAASTVADSGLQSRGEAGNALATLEEWLENIRRIKACR